From a region of the Arachis ipaensis cultivar K30076 chromosome B09, Araip1.1, whole genome shotgun sequence genome:
- the LOC110266843 gene encoding uncharacterized protein LOC110266843 produces MNSRIRREALERIVGEGDRNCIWELRMNTNAFANLCELLQVQGGLTEDGHVSLPEQVATFLIILAHHKKNRSLQVRFCRSGETVSKYFNKVLKVIIRIQGMLFAKATPVAEDCVDPTWRRFKGCLGALDGTYIEVTVPESEKARYRTRKGKICTNMLGVCNREMGFVYVLSGWEGSASDSRVLRDAITRRNSLKIPHGNYYLVDAGYTNGPGFLAPYRGTRYHVREWAQGARAPRNYQEYFNRVHSSARNIIERCFGLLKKR; encoded by the exons ATGAATAGTAGAATTAGACGTGAGGCCTTAGAGCGTATTGTTGGTGAGGGTGATAGGAATTGTATCTGGGAGTTGAGAATGAACACAAATGCCTTTGCTAACTTGTGTGAGTTGCTGCAAGTTCAGGGAGGACTTACAGAGGATGGTCATGTAAGCCTGCCGGAGCAGGTTGCGACCTTTTTAATTATCTTAGCGCATCACAAGAAAAACCGTAGTCTACAGGTTAGATTTTGTAGGTCCGGCGAGACAGTTAGCAAGTATTTTAATAAAGTTTTGAAGGTTATAATACGGATTCAAGGGATGTTGTTCGCGAAGGCTACACCAGTTGCTGAGGACTGTGTTGACCCGACATGGCGAAGGTTTAAG GGTTGCTTGGGAGCATTAGATGGCACTTACATAGAGGTGACAGTCCCGGAGTCTGAGAAGGCAAGGTACCGCACAAGAAAGGGTAAAATATGCACCAACATGTTAGGAGTGTGTAACCGGGAGATGGGTTTTGTGTACGTACTCAGTGGATGGGAGGGTTCGGCATCTGATTCACGAGTACTTCGCGATGCAATAACTCGTCGTAATAGTCTTAAGATACCCCACG GTAATTACTATTTAGTTGATGCTGGCTACACAAATGGTCCGGGGTTTCTTGCACCGTATAGAGGGACTCGATATCATGTAAGAGAGTGGGCCCAGGGAGCACGTGCACCGCGCAACTACCAAGAATATTTTAACCGGGTACACTCGTCTGCAAGGAATATCATTGAGCGATGCTTTGGTTTGCTGAAGAAGCGCTAG